From Streptomyces sp. NBC_00775, one genomic window encodes:
- a CDS encoding oxidoreductase, producing MSTELQGRTAVVTGASKGIGLAVVEALTRAGATVVAGSRTMSAGLDALVKEGSVTWVPVDLAEPGAAERLVEAAGGRVDVLVNNVGSAPARTGGFLTVTDEDWARTVDLNLLTAVRVTRAALPLMLEAGQGSVVTVGSVNATLPDPMVIDYSAGKAALVAFSKALSKEVGPRGIRVNTVSPGPVETELWLGGDGVAATVSAAAGIAPDDVVAQVAGSTVTGRFSQPAEVAELVLFLAGDRARNITGSDLIIDGGFVPTW from the coding sequence ATGAGCACGGAACTGCAGGGCCGGACCGCCGTGGTGACCGGAGCCAGCAAGGGCATCGGACTGGCCGTCGTGGAGGCGCTGACCAGGGCGGGGGCGACGGTCGTCGCAGGGTCCCGCACCATGTCGGCGGGGCTGGACGCGCTGGTGAAGGAGGGCTCCGTCACCTGGGTGCCCGTCGATCTCGCCGAACCCGGTGCGGCGGAGCGGCTGGTCGAGGCCGCGGGAGGGCGCGTCGACGTCCTCGTCAACAACGTGGGCTCGGCCCCGGCTCGCACCGGCGGCTTCCTCACTGTGACCGACGAGGACTGGGCGCGCACCGTCGATCTGAACCTGCTCACGGCCGTACGGGTCACCCGGGCCGCCCTGCCCCTGATGCTGGAGGCCGGCCAGGGCTCCGTGGTGACCGTCGGCTCGGTCAACGCGACGCTGCCCGACCCTATGGTGATCGACTACAGCGCGGGTAAGGCCGCCCTGGTCGCCTTCTCCAAGGCGCTGTCGAAGGAGGTCGGGCCCCGGGGCATCCGGGTCAACACCGTGAGCCCCGGCCCGGTGGAGACGGAGCTGTGGCTCGGTGGGGACGGAGTGGCCGCGACCGTGTCGGCCGCCGCCGGCATCGCTCCCGACGACGTGGTCGCGCAGGTGGCCGGGTCCACCGTGACCGGCCGCTTCTCCCAGCCCGCCGAGGTCGCCGAACTGGTCCTCTTCCTCGCCGGTGACCGCGCACGGAACATCACCGGCAGTGACCTGATCATCGACGGCGGCTTCGTTCCGACCTGGTGA